GCGGATCGTTGGGGAAATCGATATAGGTTCCGGGGCCAGCGGCGGCAAGATCGGCGGGTGCAAAGCTCTCGGCGATGATCGGATCGTCGGCCACGCCGCCCCCGGCGTCAGCACGCAAATGGATGTCCGGGTTGCCGAAAATCCAGTCGACCGGGGCGGGGAAATAGCCCTCGCCCTGCTTGTCGCAAAAGCCATCCTGATCGCGCAACATGGCGACGGGTGCATACGTATCGGCCAGCTCTTGCAGCACGGGGTCGACTGCCTGGGCCGCGGCCGGAACGGAAACGGGCGCCAACGCTGACAGCAGGGCGAACAGCGTGAAAAGGGCAACGGCAAGGGGCTTGTATTTCGTCAAGTTGATCGGTACCATCCAGTCAGTTCTCAAAACCACGCGTCGCTCCCCGTCCCGGTCTGTCGTTTCCGTCTGGAGGTCGCGCTATGCCTCGATCCGGCCGCCGTTTGCCGTTCGTTCTGACCCTGATCGTCTCCCTCATCGTTGCGTTGCCGGGAATTCTGCTCCCGCATGGCGCGTCCGCACAAGCGGGCGTGACGTACTACTACCGACAAATCACCAACATCGATTCGAGTGTCACGGGCTCGGTGGGCCTGCCGGTCTTGAGCGCCGACGGGCAGGTGGCTGTCTTCACCGATTCGCCAGGTTCGCAGGATCCGGCTACTCCAAATCGGGTGTATCGCATTGGAGCCGACGGGAGCGGCTTGGCGGAGGTCGATTCCTTCACGCCGAAGTGCTTTTGCGGTACGTGGGTCGATCTCAGCGCTGACGGCTCGACGATCGTCTCGACCGATTCTGTCCAGATCCGGACGACCACTGGCGGAAGCGGCGTGCCGATCCTGGAAGTCAGCAGCAACGAGATTTCGTCGCCCCGGCTGACCGCCGCTGGAGACCGCGTGGCCTTCATCATTGGCCGTGATGTGACGGTTGTCGCCACAGGTGAGGCGCTGGTGCGCGGCATCTATGTGATGAACATCGACGGCTCGGGGCTACGTCTCGTCGCAGGGCCGGATCAACTGGCGCCCCTCACGGGCACAACTGCCGATCAGATCGGCATGTTGCGCTTGCAAGCACAGGGACTCGATATCTCGGACGACGGCAGCCGAGTCGTCTTCGGCGCATATGTCGCGGGTCTGCAAACGGTCTTCTCCGCCACTATCGACGGAAGTGGGCTGGTGCAACTCCGAGAGCCAGCCGCGTTTGTCCAACGGGTGGCGATCAGCGGAGACGGAGCGACGGCCGCCATGGATGTGCTGCTGACCGAGACGCAGGTCAGTGAACTGTCGGTCGTGCCGGCAGCAGGGCGAACCGCAACGGTTCTCGCCACGGGTCTGCCGACCAACCAGTCAGATCCAATCCAGTTGACCCAGGATGGAACGCAGCTGTTGGTCGCTCCCAACGGCCTCCTGATCGAAACCGCGACCGGGGCCACGACATTGCTGGCGGCCCCCATCGAAGGCGTGGGCGGAGCGCACGAGGCGGTGATACCCGACGGCTTGCCGCGCGCGACCATGGATGCCGCAGCGTCGATCGTCCTGTATGCGATGCGCACGGTGAAATGCGCTGATTGCGTGAATCTCTCGGAGCAACTGGCCGTTCTGACCTTCGCCACGCCACCGCCGAATGCGCCCGTGATCGAGAACGTGACCATCGATCCAACCTCGGTCGTGCTTGGCGACAACGAGGACACCTTTGCCATCTCTGCCGACGTGACCGTAACGGCCGGTGAGCTGATGGGCGTGGGGTTCAGCGGAATCCTGCCCAACGGAGCCGTGGACACGAATTTCGGCTCGACCACGCTCTTGTTCGACGATGCCACGCTCGGCGATCCGACTGCCGGAGATGGGACCTACACCCAGACCGGTATCGTCTATGTCGTGCGCGCAGCGGCCGATCCCGGTCCTCGCCTGATCCGGGTCGCCGCCGAAGTCGAAAGCGCCGATGGCTATCGCACCGCCACAGCGGTCGACGCCGGCGTGCTGGAGGTCACCGCCGCGGGCGCGTAGGAGATTGGCACATCTCAAAACAACATTGGTCCGTCGTTGGCAAGCGCCGCACAAGGGGGATTCATCATGGCAGTCGTTGTGGACATGCGATTTCCGGGTTCGAAGATCGCGGTTTATGATGCGGTCATGGCCGAAACCGATCTGGTTGGCGCAAGCGCCGATCAGGTTCCCGGGCTGATTGCGCACTACGCCTTCGAGCAAGACGGATCGCTGCGCGTGATCGACATTTGGGAGACCGCCGAGCAGTGGCAGGCGTTTTCGGCTGGAACGATCGTTCCGGCGGCCACGCGTGCCGGCCTCACGATCGATCCAGACGTTACGATTTCGGAGTTGCACGCGACGATTCGCTGAACGTGGCTACGACGATTCGCGCGGAACGTAGATCCAGTCCTGCGCGAGCGTGCGGTAACCAAGTTGCTCATAGAGTGGCAACCCCATTTCCGTCGCGGTGAGGACCACCCGGGTTGCCCCCGCACGCGCCAGGCCGCTGTGCAGCGACTCCATGATGGCGCGGCCGAGCCCTCTGCGGCGAAATCCGGGAAAGGCGTTGACATCGGTGAGCAATGCTTCGCCGTCGACGATCATGGCGCGGCCATACGCGGCGGCTTCGCCGTCGATTTCGATGAACCGTTGCACCAATCCTGGAGCGGTGTTGTGCGCCGCGCGGATGGGCTGATAGCCGTTGGCAGTTCGGCCGCTGTTCCAGGATTCGGCCAGCTTCTCGATCTGCCTGTCGGTGAGCGTTGCGACGACGCGCGGATCATCCGGACGATCGGCGTCCGCGGAGGTGATGGGCCGGTCCATCAGAACCTCGACGTCATCGCAATGAAAGCCGGCGCGCTGATAGACGGGATCGTCCTGCTCCGGGTCGGAACCGATCACATCGATGACGAGGTCGGGACCGGCTCCGGCGGCGCGAATGGCCTCGAGCACGGCCTCGGGATTGCCCTGTAGCACATAGAACTCATCGGTCGTGCGATACCACTTGCGCCGGTTGGGAAAGTGCTGCCAGATGCCAGGCGGGAATGGGCGGGTCTCGACCGGCTGGACGATCGAAAGCAGCGCCGCGAAGTTCTCGGCATAGATGCGAGCAGCGCCATCGTAGGCCGTGAGATATGGGCGATCAGTACTGGTGGAGGGCAGCGTGCGATTCATGCACGAGATTATGCCCGGTTGCGCGTCGAGCGATGAGGATTGCGCCGGGCCCCGGGGAGGAGTGGGAAGCGGTGGGGCCCGGCGCGCCCTGAAGGTGGAGCGTGGATCTCGCACATGCAGGTGCA
Above is a window of Thermomicrobiales bacterium DNA encoding:
- a CDS encoding GNAT family N-acetyltransferase, which gives rise to MNRTLPSTSTDRPYLTAYDGAARIYAENFAALLSIVQPVETRPFPPGIWQHFPNRRKWYRTTDEFYVLQGNPEAVLEAIRAAGAGPDLVIDVIGSDPEQDDPVYQRAGFHCDDVEVLMDRPITSADADRPDDPRVVATLTDRQIEKLAESWNSGRTANGYQPIRAAHNTAPGLVQRFIEIDGEAAAYGRAMIVDGEALLTDVNAFPGFRRRGLGRAIMESLHSGLARAGATRVVLTATEMGLPLYEQLGYRTLAQDWIYVPRESS